The genomic segment AGAATGGTCTAAGGAACATAATATTACTGGATAGCCACACAGAGGGCAGATAAATGCCAGTCCCCATAAACGGCACTCTAGATCAGCCCAATTTTTCCACCCAACACCCCCTAGCTTTCCAGTGAAAAGAACATGCATGAAGACAAGGGATATGGCTAGGGAGGGGTGGCAAGTCACATGTGTATCGTTGAAACCAAaagaattaaacaaaaacaataatgaaaaaaaaaaaaaaaacggtagtGGTGACACAGGTCATGGAaatccatcatcatcatcttctgcCATTTCCTTAGCAAATTCTAAGTCCTGCTGTTCTCTCTCTCTGCGTTCCTGCAGTGGGCAAAGCAAATACAAGTTAGTAAAATAGACCAGCACAATATCGGGTGCCCCATCTGCCCTGAGCCTGCAGCTCATTGGATTATAGATCTAAAGCTAAATCATATTATTAGCACATTCATCTATTTGGTGTACTTAATAGCATTATATAGTACATCACATCATCATCTGTAGTGAAAAATACGACTTCTTTATTATCTTTTAATTATAAATGTCACCCTCCTTTCCCATGTCACAACACCTACGTGCTTTCTCATCACACTTAATAAGCTCAGGTCCTCACCTCTGCAGACTCCAGGTCTTTGTTGTAGGACTTTGGGGGAAATCGCATAGCCTGAAATTGAAAAGGAAGTGGAGTTCCATTAAAAGatacatttacaatatatattagaaTTACTGATTTGAGTAGCAGCCAAAATATACAAGAGTTGTACTTAATGATCAATTTGCAGTTATCCGGCACATTAGCAGCTATATTGGATATACACAggacaaaatataataaacaatgtTCTTAATGCAAACGGCTTGAGAGCTGCAGTTCTTCATTTGGACAGTTctggtcttaaaggggtggttcacctttaagttaacttttagtatgatttaatagctaattttttttttccttcttcttctgactctttccagctttcaaataggggtcactgaccccatctaaaaaacaaatgctctgtaaggctacaaatgtattgttattgctactttttatttctcctcattctattcaggcctctcctattcatattccagtttctcattcaaatcaatgcatggttgccagggggatttggacccaagcaaccagattgcggacaTCGTAAGTtgtagaactgctgaataaaaagctaaataacacaaataataaaaaccaatatcactcactacaatatactaaaagtaacAAACGTGCACAGCCCCTTTAAGGCGTTAAAAAAAGTTGTACAAAACGTTATTTCATCTGTAACATAGGTCCTCTGTTCTTACCTTTACAGACATGTTGTGTATATCCAAGCAAAACGATATGCGCTGGTGAAATGCCAACTGTGGCTCTCTTGTGGAATAAATATCAATCATCTCCTTAGATTGGACGTAGCCTTTTTCATGGTTAATGCCGGCCTCAATAACCCCATCGCGAATGGCCTGGAATACACAGGATTTATATACGGCATTGGGGAGTTAGTGGCTTATTCTCAAGTGTGTTACAGGTATTATTATCAGAAGTTACAGGGAGATGAGCAGAGGGGCAATACTAACATCTAAAGCAACATTAATTGggacaaaataaaatgaatggggTTAAACAAAACAGCATCTGGCATCAGACTTACTTTGGCCACTATAAACTCTGCATCCTCGGCACTGTCAAGCTGTAGTTTCTGAGCAATGTCAGGCAAAGAGATCCGTGAGTATGACAGGCTGATCATTCGCACACCTACAGCAgatgaataaatacattaattgTATTAACTTTGTAATACTGCTTTAATTTCAAGCAAACTCAGAGAGTATGATGTTGCACCTGCAGCTCCCTGGTATGATAGTAGCTCCATGGCAGACAGAAGCTGATGTCTATGAAATGGCCAAGGCatcatccaaacactttttctaaACCTTAAACAGATTTCTTCCTATTTCCATAATGGATCCGTTACCTGTCTTGATGACGTTGTGTCTCAGACGAATGATAAGTGTGTACGTCCCATCAGACTGGAACTTCTCGCAGAACTGCTCAAGAACCTGGTTGAATTTGGACAGATTTCCAGTCCTAACGGCTGAAAAAGTCAAGGAAAAGCAACAAACAATTAGAGACTGATCCTAAAAGCTCTTGGAAATGTTTCAATGGAAACTCCATACGAATACAGGAATCTGTCATTGCTTTCTGAGAAGAAGTAAAACTACAGGTGTGCAGTCATGATCAGTGCCAGgtgtaaataaaccgtttctgaaACACAGTTTCTGCGGTTTTTGAGCCTGTTTATTTCAACAATTCTTAACTCATTTACATGATCAGTGCTAGGGGGGTATCtgggtttattcaatatataaaggGACTTACCTTGAGTAAGAAGGAAATAGGGCATAAGTGATCTCTTGAGAGAATGTTGCCTGAACTGGAGACGATCTGGGATTTCTCCAAGTAGCAGCTCCACCACAATCAGAAGCTTGTGAACCTAATAAAGAGAAAGGAGAAAATATGCGATATCGTACATAGTCATGTTATGTTTCCATCTGCAACGTCTGCTAATAAAAGCATTTAGACTTTTTAaagctcaataaaaaaaatataagcctGCTTAGTTACCCTGTGACTTTCGTTATTATTTTGTTCCAATCACACTCATCCCATTCTATCTTGCTCCAACACATTCCAATATCCCTTCTATGCAGATGAATGACAATGCACTACTAATACTGTTCTGCTAGTTAGCatctttataaaacaaacagttgTGTGTCAAAGGAAGAGATGAAATGGTGCAAGCATCTTACGGTCTGTTTGAAGCCCACGGCAGTGTGCTGGGGAGCCTTCCTCAGGGCGTTAGTCAGAGTCCTCCTTGCTCCTGTGTACTCCAGCTGAATGGCTTTAATGCgccctaaaaaaaaataaggtgacAAATTAGAATGTATACAGATAGCTAAATGGGTAAGGGCAGTTCTCCATGTCAGCCCAGTAAATGGAGCTATACCAGGAGacacataggggggaattcacaaaagtgtcggtaaaataagtaacccagaagtggcggtcgtcaaatttgtaaaatgtcgtacgaacggcaaattcacaaaggcagatgttaccatctctgaatgtctcgtaagtctgtcaattttctaaaatgtcgtatatcttttcatcgtacaaacgacatttaccaagactttttaaaagacagtttgactgacattttcattttggagagcctaaagtgtctgaaaaattgtcggtaaaaaaaaaaaaagagtttacgagtatttcataaaaatgtcgggaacaGTGGCGCCGAAAAAGCctcgcccacttttaacgacactaatacaaaagtgtcgtacatgtcggaaaattgacggagaaatgctctgtgaatttgtcggctgttgctacgacactttctacgacatttttttcgttcccgacacttttgtgaattccccccatagtcTTCTGCTTGCACATGGCCACTGCACTGGTTTAAAATCTCACCACTATGGATCATCCCCACCCCCTGCAGTAAAATACCCAGACAGACAGACATCATATATATGTACCTGTGTAATACAAATACCGGGCCCATTCATTATTATTTGCCAGCTCAGGGAACACAGACTTGGACACTAATTTCTCCGCCTGATCGTACAAGCTGTACTGAAGATAATTTCTGAGCAGAAGGTTGAGCAGCGTCGCTTGCCCGTCTGCATCGTGTCTGAGCGTGGCTGTGCGCAGTCTTGCATGTAGGAAACTGGGGGATGAAAACTTATTTTAACAAACTTATATGACTAGAGATCCCACTTGCCTTTTATTATGCTTAAGATCCAAATATTCCGGAaggttcctttttttctgtaggaaCATTGAAGCACCAAACTGGCACTCACCTCCTGACTCCATCCAACTTATCGCGGAACTCGTAAATACGTGAATGGTAATAGTAACATTTTGCAACGACCAAGTCGAGCGCACGCCGGTTCTGGGGGATAATCTTCTGCATTAAGTCATCAGATACTTTTTGAGCCTGGAAAGagcagaaagagaagagagagTGATGGAGGTGACGTAGTGTAGAAATGTATCAAACGGCAAGAGTAAGCGCAGTACATCTAAATGTCACCTCTAGTCTTAATGTGAAAGTGGTTACAGTCCCTGCAGTCAAGCACTATATCTctagtttatatatacacagcTCCAGATATAACTATTCAGTTATAGATTCCATAGATATATGCTTGTAGATTTGCTTTATGTGTCCTAATAAAACTCTCATCCTTCCCAGGCTTGTGATATGAATATGATGTGGCAATATGAGCACTAGGAAATGTATACGCCTACAATTGGGCATAAATAAGCTTGAGGGTGTCTGTTGCTGATCATTCTGTAGAGTACTCACCTCTGTATAGCGTTTGCTGTTCATCAGGTGAATGACAAGTAACAGCTGGAGATACGTCTCTACCTCTGGCAGCAGGGGAGCGGAGGCAGCCTTGCCAGTGCGTGGCCGAAACTGCACGTCTCCCTCTGTGTCCATCAGCTTGGGAAGTAAAAAGAATGCAGGGAGAATGGCAATTAACACAATGGGTCAATTGGTCCACAACCAAACACCAAAGCTGTCCAGGTTCTTCCTTACCACGTCTCGTTGTGATGTTTACCAACATGAGGAAAAGGCAGCTGCATAAGTGCT from the Xenopus laevis strain J_2021 chromosome 9_10L, Xenopus_laevis_v10.1, whole genome shotgun sequence genome contains:
- the psmd3.L gene encoding 26S proteasome non-ATPase regulatory subunit 3 — encoded protein: MRSTFAPSGCVRRFPASSWPRRFDKRLASHSVSGSGNLRRVKHREANMKEAVAKRKEPEDVEMKEEEAAAGTGEGGKKELDSVTLEDIKEHVKQIERAVSGKEPRFVLRALRALPSTSRRLNPNVLHKAINGFFTSNATTRDFLLSFLEELMDTEGDVQFRPRTGKAASAPLLPEVETYLQLLLVIHLMNSKRYTEAQKVSDDLMQKIIPQNRRALDLVVAKCYYYHSRIYEFRDKLDGVRSFLHARLRTATLRHDADGQATLLNLLLRNYLQYSLYDQAEKLVSKSVFPELANNNEWARYLYYTGRIKAIQLEYTGARRTLTNALRKAPQHTAVGFKQTVHKLLIVVELLLGEIPDRLQFRQHSLKRSLMPYFLLTQAVRTGNLSKFNQVLEQFCEKFQSDGTYTLIIRLRHNVIKTGVRMISLSYSRISLPDIAQKLQLDSAEDAEFIVAKAIRDGVIEAGINHEKGYVQSKEMIDIYSTREPQLAFHQRISFCLDIHNMSVKAMRFPPKSYNKDLESAEERREREQQDLEFAKEMAEDDDDGFP